The Aneurinibacillus uraniidurans genome segment AGCAGACGGCTGTGCTGCAGACGAACGAGACACCTTCTTCTCTTCACCATTCTCTGCTACTTTCTTCTCTTCTGCTTCTGGACGCACTGGTTTTTCCTTGCGACGCACTTTCTTTGCACCACCGAGGAATTTCTCTTCCGCTCCCCCGCTGATTGCACGTGTAAAACGGCTGAAAATCTGGCGTTGGCGTGGGGAAATCAGCGAAATCGCTTCTCCCTGCTGCCCGGCGCGCCCCGTCCGGCCAACCCGGTGAATATAGCTTTCTACATCAGACGGTAGATCATAGTTAAATACATGTGTAATACCTTCCACATCAAGACCGCGTGCGGCAATGTCAGTCGCAACGAGATACTGAAAGCGTGCTTCGCGGAAGCGGTCCATAATCTGCTCCCGCTTCTTCTGGCTCAAATCGCCGTGCAGCGCTTCCGCTTCGACCCCGTTCTCCTGTAAGCGGCGCACCAATTCATTAACCCGCTGCTTCGTATTGGCAAAAATCACAGCCAGATACGGACGTGCATCTGCCACAAGCTTGATTAGCATGTCCGTTTTATCGCTCTGGTTCACAACATAGTACGATTCTTTCGTATTTTCTGCCGTCATCTGACGCTTCTCTACCTTGACGATCTGCGGCTGATTCATGAAGTTATGTGCTAGCTTACGCACCCCATCCGGCACAGTAGCTGAGAACAGCAATACCTGTTTCTTCTGTGCAGTCTGAATAAACACTTCCTCTACTTCCTGTACAAAGCCCATCTCCAGCATTTTATCCGCTTCATCCAGCACCATTGTATGAATGCGTCCGAAATGCAATGTTTCACGACGCAAATGATCAAGAATACGTCCCGGTGTCCCCACTACAATCTGAATCCGACCTGATAACTTGCTAATCTGGCGCATGATGTCCTGTCCACCGTGCAGCGACAATACTTGTACGTTCATATGTTTACCCAGCTCAGCAATATCATCGGTGATCTGGATCGCTAGCTCACGTGTCGGCGTCATGACCAGCGCCTGCACATCACTTGCGTTCGGATCGAGCTTCTGAAGAATGGGAATAACGAACGCTGCTGTTTTCCCCGTTCCCGTCTGCGCCTGCCCAAGCACGTCTTTTCCTTCAAGGGCCAATGGAATTGCCTGTTCCTGAATGGGAGTCGGCTGTTTATAATACAGGTCTGCAATCCCCTGCATAATTTCCGGTTTTAGCTTAAACTGCTCAAATGATTTCATATGTTTCTTCCTTTCTTAATGCCAAAAAAAGCATACTGCTTCTATTGTACCCGAACTTTTGTATTTAGACCACTTTGCATTTTTTCCTTGCATTATGTATGAGGTGCAGTATAATAAAAGCAAAATTTGATACCTTTCGTAAACTGCTGGGGGATCCCGATGAGTCGGGCTGAGAATGAAACGCGATGAAGTTTCTAAACTCCTGGGACCTGATCTGGTTAGTACCAGCGTAGGAAAGCAGGCGACTATACATAGCGCATGAAGCGTTCTCAAGTCGGGTCCCATAAGTGGGACCCGACTTTTTTGCTGTGAAAATAGATGAGGGAGCGAAAAAAATGAGGGAATTCATGCGTGAATTTCATGTGATCAGCACCGGGAGACAATCACCAGAGCAAGTAGTAGAAATCGTTCGAACCATCGCACCGTATGTGGATGTGTTTCACCTGCGAGAGAAACAGCTGACCGCCCGTGACTTGTATACCCTTGGGCAGACACTTTTGCTCGAAGCAGACCTGCCTCCCCACAAGCTTGCGATAAATGATCGACTCGATGTAGCCATAGCGCTAGGGGCTGGTACGGTTCATCTCGCCGGACATAGTCTCTCCCCTGATATCGTACGTAGCAACGCACCCGGCATACGAATCGGTGTCTCGGTTCACAGCTTAGGAGAAGCTACGGCGGCAGAAGCTGCCGGTGCAGATTATCTTCTTTTCGGGCATGTATTTCCATCTGGCTCCAAGCCAGGACTCACGCCGCGCGGAACAGAAGCGCTGCGGAGAGTAGCAGAAGCTTGTACGATTCCCGTACTTGCACTTGGTGGTATCACTTCAACTGTTCTGCCCGATATCATCGAGGCCGGGGCTATGGGGGCAGCTGTTCTATCTGCCGTGATGGATGCTGCACAGCCTGCTGAGATCAGCAAACAACTCTATACCATTCTGAGACAAGGAGTGATCAACGATGAAAACATATGATGCCGTTATTATTGGCGGCGGTGTGATCGGTACAGCCATTGCTTATTATGCGGCAAAACGCGGACAAAAAGTAGTTGTATTGGAAAAAGACTGCCTGGCCGCTCATGCTTCCCGTGCAGCAGGCGGTATGCTCGGCGCACAGGTAGAATTCCCTGAGCCGGGACCACTTGTCGAACTGTCGCTGTACAGCCGCGCGATGTTCCGCGAGCTTGCAGCAGAACTACAACAGGCGGCAGGCGTTGATATTGGTCTTAATGAATCTGGGATGCTGCGCACAGCCTGGACAGAAGAAGAAAAGCAAACGCTGCTTACACAAGCAATCTGGCAACGAGCTGCAGGACTGCAAGCAGACTGGATGGAGACAGCAGACGTGCAGGCGCTGGAACCAGCTGTCAGCTCAGAAATCAAAGGGGCGCTCTGGCTTCCAGATGACACACAAGTATCCGCTCCCCATCTGTCACGTGCCTTTGCCGCAGCCGCAGCCCGACTTGGAGCGTCTCTTGTTGAGCGCTGTGCTGTCACAAACTTTCGGATGAATGGCTCTCATATTGAAG includes the following:
- a CDS encoding DEAD/DEAH box helicase, with product MKSFEQFKLKPEIMQGIADLYYKQPTPIQEQAIPLALEGKDVLGQAQTGTGKTAAFVIPILQKLDPNASDVQALVMTPTRELAIQITDDIAELGKHMNVQVLSLHGGQDIMRQISKLSGRIQIVVGTPGRILDHLRRETLHFGRIHTMVLDEADKMLEMGFVQEVEEVFIQTAQKKQVLLFSATVPDGVRKLAHNFMNQPQIVKVEKRQMTAENTKESYYVVNQSDKTDMLIKLVADARPYLAVIFANTKQRVNELVRRLQENGVEAEALHGDLSQKKREQIMDRFREARFQYLVATDIAARGLDVEGITHVFNYDLPSDVESYIHRVGRTGRAGQQGEAISLISPRQRQIFSRFTRAISGGAEEKFLGGAKKVRRKEKPVRPEAEEKKVAENGEEKKVSRSSAAQPSAAQSGRAKAKAPKVKPGYKKKVQLEREKEQRRARRKNIQASYRKKNSKS
- the thiO gene encoding glycine oxidase ThiO — protein: MKTYDAVIIGGGVIGTAIAYYAAKRGQKVVVLEKDCLAAHASRAAGGMLGAQVEFPEPGPLVELSLYSRAMFRELAAELQQAAGVDIGLNESGMLRTAWTEEEKQTLLTQAIWQRAAGLQADWMETADVQALEPAVSSEIKGALWLPDDTQVSAPHLSRAFAAAAARLGASLVERCAVTNFRMNGSHIEAVQTSKGEFSGEQYIIAGGAWSGELTKLLDAPLPVFPLKGEAFSVLAVPQPIARTVYSHGCYIVPKEGNRLLVGASVKDCGFDDRLSIGGLHQLMAKAVRILPDIAAYPLEQTWASLRPQTADGLPYLGRLASVSNVIVASGHFRNGILLSPATGKIVSGLLAGEAPGLDLSAFAPDRHRSIPAS
- a CDS encoding thiamine phosphate synthase gives rise to the protein MREFHVISTGRQSPEQVVEIVRTIAPYVDVFHLREKQLTARDLYTLGQTLLLEADLPPHKLAINDRLDVAIALGAGTVHLAGHSLSPDIVRSNAPGIRIGVSVHSLGEATAAEAAGADYLLFGHVFPSGSKPGLTPRGTEALRRVAEACTIPVLALGGITSTVLPDIIEAGAMGAAVLSAVMDAAQPAEISKQLYTILRQGVINDENI